The Centroberyx gerrardi isolate f3 chromosome 7, fCenGer3.hap1.cur.20231027, whole genome shotgun sequence genome contains a region encoding:
- the sun1b gene encoding SUN domain-containing protein 1 isoform X1 gives MQEESKQRRMTMDFSQLHTYTPPQCAPENTGYTYSLSSSYSTAALEFEKEHQIAPVFDSPRMSRRSLRLQTGAGLYGNESLADYSQSHSSSSSSSYTSSRREARTVRSRKQQSSSSSQSLSLSQAATPRKTLSFSASNTPICSSSIQQSNCDTDASLLTSILDQSSLRQRTVTATTTTTTTVDGHWGSGHNAELAGRSSSIHHSSSGVNGDVSASVSKSHATVVNGYICKDCSIHSPRTDALTTHCSSSSSSSQAAAASTNALSSSSSSSLSATSIYSRDKSRRNKTGVLVSISSTCMRYSRRALAPIVSLVTLLVNNVLWLGSRAKSPAGKATTQVCNGVFDSPGVLASFSDSMRQAVSSSLSRLWLFKQTTLHRMMGYRANGYEGEAHSSFCGSMNVKDLVTEDAHLNLNGSLCDDCKGKQYSETHTVLLTQSSRPRRLVGALWSLLAYTGYCLLQPGYCVVRAGKALGSGVGTAVQRLLSLLWLLLVAPVKAGRGLLWFLATGWYQLVSLMSLLNVFFLTRCLPKLWKLLLFLLPLLLLLALWWWGPSTAALLAYLPAINLTEWHPASPLTLLSNLVPASAPVPASVPVPPEPLQEQTPATPVSQAPPALPPVVVSSLDMERLERVERQLALLWEQVQKGDQKQEQRHGDTLGLYNSLREQLHTQTDRESLGLWVSSLLEQRLSLLRGELEQENTHRAQTEEQQKQQQQSQTARLAEVEVLLKLLAAKTEEVQQKQQQQYEQEKEEREKEAVTPMAAPAPVSVGVKQEDHDLLLTEVQRLEVELGKIRQDLQGVMGCKGKCEQLDTLQETISSQVSSQVSSQVSSQVRKELQALFFGSGQAGEEQGEVPEALIYWLSQRYVKTPDLQATLASLELSILRNVTLQLEQSRAQTLVDAEAQAKTITQTVTGSVQHTATAEGLSKEQVQLIVQNALKLYSQDRTGLVDYALESGGGSILSTRCSETYETKTALMSLFGLPLWYFSQSPRVVIQPDVYPGNCWAFKGSQGYLVIRLSLRILPTAFCLEHIPKALSPTGNITSAPRNFTVFGLDDEYQDEGKLLGHYIYQEDGESLQNFPVMEQNDKAFQIIEVRVLSNWGHPEYTCLYRFRVHGEPRPQ, from the exons ctccaGCTACTCGACAGCAGCCTTAGAGTTTGAGAAGGAGCACCAGATTGCTCCTGTGTTCGACTCACCCAGGATGTCACGGCGGAGCCTGCGTCTGCAGACCGGTGCCGGTCTCTATGGCAACGAGAGCCTGGCTGACTACTCCCAGAGccacagcagcagtagcagcagcagctacaccagcagcaggagagaggcaCG GACGGTGCGTAGCAGAAAGCAGCAGTCCAGTTCCAGTTCCCAGTCTTTGTCCCTGAGCCAGGCAGCCACGCCGAGGAAAACCTTGTCCTTCTCAGCCTCTAATACCCCtatttgcagcagcagcattcaGCAAAGCAACTGCGACACCGATGCCTCCCTGCTTACCTCCATCCTGGACCAGTCCAGCCTGAGGCAACGCACCGTCACcgcaaccaccaccaccacaaccactGTTGATGGACACTGGG GGTCGGGTCACAATGCTGAACTTGCAG GGAGGAGTTCCAGCATTCACCACAGTTCATCAGGTGTCAACGGAGACGTCAGCGCTAGTGTCTCGAAGTCCCACGCCACGGTCGTCAATGGTTACATCTGTAAAGACTGCTCTATACACTCTCCGAGGACGGACGCCCTCACCACACACTGttcatcctcatcttcatcatctcaGGCTGCCGCAGCCTCTACCAatgccctctcctcctcctcctcttcctcattatcAGCCACCAGCATATACTCCCGAGACAAGAGTCGGAGGAACAAGACAG GTGTCCTGGTTTCTATCTCTAGCACGTGTATGCGCTACAGCAGACGAGCCCTGGCCCCCATAGTGTCCTTAGTCACCCTGCTCGTCAACAATGTGCTCTGGCTGGGTTCAAGGGCCAAGAGCCCTGCAGGAAAAG ccACGACCCAAGTGTGTAATGGAGTTTTTGACTCACCAGGTGTCCTGGCGTCCTTCTCTGACTCGATGAGACAAGCAGTGTCCTCCAGTTTGTCCCGTCTGTGGCTATTTAAGCAGACCACTCTCCACAGGATGATGGGCTACAGGGCCAATGGCTATGAAGGAGAAG CTCACTCTAGTTTCTGTGGGAGCATGAATGTGAAGGATCTGGTGACTGAAGATGCACATCTCAATCTCAATGGTTCCCTGT GTGATGACTGTAAAGGGAAGCAGTATTCTGAGACACACACCGTCCTCCTCACACAGTCCTCCAGGCCTCGGCGCCTGGTGGGGGCGCTGTGGAGCCTCCTGGCTTACACAG GTTACTGCCTCCTCCAGCCAGGCTACTGTGTGGTGAGAGCAGGCAAAGCGCTGGGATCAGGGGTTGGCACAGCGGTTCAGAGGCTGCTCTCGCTGCTCTGGCTGCTCCTAGTAGCTCCAG TGAAGGCAGGCAGGGGACTTCTGTGGTTTCTTGCAACAGGATGGTACCAGCTGGTGTCTCTCATGTCTCTCCTCAATGTCTTCTTTCTGACACG ATGCCTGCCCAAACTATGGAAACTCCTGcttttcctccttcccctcttgcTACTCCTAG CTTTATGGTGGTGGGGTCCGTCCACTGCAGCCCTGCTTGCATACCTCCCAGCCATAAACCTGACTGAGTGGCATCCAGCATCTCCCCTGACCCTCCTGTCCAACTTGGTCCCAGCCTCTGCCCCAGTGCCTGCCTCTGTCCCCGTCCCACCCGAGCCTCTGCAGGAGCAGACCCCAGCAACCCCGGTCTCACAGGCACCG ccGGCCCTTCCCCCAGTAGTGGTCTCTAGCTTGGACATGGAGCGTCTGGAGCGGGTGGAGCGCCAGCTGGCCCTGCTGTGGGAGCAGGTCCAGAAGGGTGACCAGAAGCAGGAGCAGCGCCACGGCGACACTCTGGGTCTCTATAACAGCCTGAGGGAGCAGCTCCACACTCAGACCGACAGGGAGAGCCTGGGACTGTGGGTCTCCTCCCTGCTGGAGCAGAGGCTCAGTCTGCTGCGAGgagagctggagcaggagaacacacacagagcacag ACTGaagagcagcagaagcagcagcagcagagtcagaCGGCACGGCTGGCTGAGGTGGAAGTGCTGCTCAAGCTTCTGGCTGCAAAGACTGAG GAGGTgcaacagaagcagcagcagcagtacgagcaggagaaagaggaaagagagaaagaggctgtCACTCCAATGGCAGCTCCAGCTCCTGTCAG TGTGGGTGTGAAGCAGGAGGACCATGATCTTCTGCTAACAGAGGTGCAGAGACTTGAGGTGGAGCTGGGCAAGATCAGACAGGACCTGCAGGGGGTTATGGGATGCAAGGGCAAGTGTGAGCAGCTGGACACACTCCAGGAGACC aTATCATCCCAAGTATCATCCCAGGTATCATCCCAGGTATCCTCCCAGGTGCGTAAGGAGTTGCAGGCTCTGTTCTTCGGCAGTGGCCaggcaggagaggagcagggcGAGGTGCCTGAGGCCCTGATCTACTGGCTGTCCCAGCGCTACGTGAAAACGCCTGATCTGCAGGCCACGCTGGCTTCACTGGAGCTGAGCATCCTGAGGAATGTGACCCTGCAGCTGGAGCAGAGCCGAGCCCAGACCCTGGTTGATGCCGAGGCCCAGGCCAAGACCATCACTCAGACAGTAACCGGGAGCGTCCAGCATACTGCCACTGCTGAGGGACTGTCTAAAGAG CAAGTGCAGCTGATCGTCCAAAACGCTTTGAAGCTCTACTCCCAGGATCGGACAGGCCTGGTGGACTATGCCCTGGAGTCTGGAG GTGGCAGCATCCTGAGTACTCGCTGCTCTGAGACCTATGAAACCAAGACGGCCCTCATGAGTCTGTTTGGCCTGCCTCTCTGGTACTTCTCCCAGTCTCCGCGCGTTGTCATCCAG CCTGATGTGTACCCAGGTAACTGCTGGGCTTTCAAAGGCTCCCAGGGCTATCTGGTGATCCGGCTGTCCCTGAGGATCCTGCCCACGGCCTTCTGCCTGGAGCACATCCCCAAAGCCCTGTCCCCGACTGGAAACATCACCAGTGCCCCACGCAACTTCACCGTCTTT GGTCTAGATGATGAGTACCAAGACGAGGGCAAGCTGTTGGGGCACTACATATACCAGGAAGATGGGGAGTCACTGCAGAACTTCCCGGTCATG GAGCAGAATGACAAGGCCTTCCAGATCATCGAGGTGCGGGTGCTGAGTAACTGGGGCCACCCGGAGTACACCTGCCTCTACCGCTTCAGAGTCCATGGAGAACCACGCCCTCAATGA